A segment of the Paracoccus suum genome:
ATTTGCTTGTCCTCGTCCTCGAGCTTGACGTGAAGGTCGTTGATTTCCAGCATGGTCCTACCTGTCCGCAAGGCCCGCCGCGGTCGGCCGGGCTTAGAATAACTGATCCGTCAAAGTTCGTGTCGTCCGCAGGCCATCGCCTATCCCGATTTCCCCCGCGCGGCCAGACCGTCCGCCATCCGGCGCGGGGCGCCAAAGGCGCATGTGCCTTGGGGCGATATGGGACTGGGCGCGTTAGACATGCTCAAGACATTCCCATGGCGGGCTGGGCCATTGGCCGGAACGATGGTTTGATGGCGACCGCCCCAGGCACGGGGCGGCGGCTTTGTCAGCCGACGCTGCCCTCGAGGCTGATGGCGACCAGCGCCTGCGCCTCCATGGCGAATTCCATCGGCAGGGCCTGAAGCACCTCGCGGCAAAAGCCGTTCACGACCAGGGCGACGGCTTCCTCCTCGTCCATGCCGCGCTGACGGCAGTAGAACAGTTGCTCGTCATCGACCTTGCTCGTGGTCGCCTCGTGCTCGACGCGCGAGGACATGTTCTTGACCTCGATATAGGGCACCGTGTGGGCGCCGCATCGATCGCCGATCAGCAGGCTGTCGCACTGCGTGTAGTTGCGGCTATTGGTCGCCTTGGGGTGCATCGTCACCAGCCCGCGATAGGTATTCTGGGCGCGGCCGGCGCTGATCCCCTTGGATACGATGCGCGAGCGGGTGTTGCGGCCAAGATGGAGCATCTTGGTTCCGGTGTCGGCCTGCTGGCGGTTGTTGGTGATCGCGATCGAATAGAATTCGCCCTGCGCGCCATCACCGCGCAGGATGCAGGACGGGTATTTCCAGGTAATCGCGCTGCCGGTCTCGACCTGGGTCCACATCACCTTGGCGTTCGCCTCGCGGCAATCAGCGCGCTTGGTGACGAAGTTGTAGATTCCGCCGTTGCCTTCCTCGTCGCCCGGAAACCAGTTCTGGACAGTCGAGTATTTCACCTCGGCATCCTCGAGGATCACCAGTTCGACCACCGCGGCGTGCAGCTGCGCGGTGTCGCGCTTGGGCGCGGTGCAGCCCTCGAGGTAGCTGACATAGCTGCCTTTGTCGGCGATGATCAGCGTCCGCTCGAATTGGCCAGTATTCTCGGCATTGATGCGGAAATAGGTCGACAGCTCCATCGGGCAGCGGGTGTTCGGCGGGATGTAGACAAAGCTGCCGTCCGAAAACACTGCGCTGTTCAGCGTCGCGAAATAGTTGTCCGACTGGGGCACGACGCTGCCGAGGTACTTCTTGACCAGCTCGGGATAGTCGCGGATCGCCTCGCTGATCGGGCAGAAGATCACGCCGGCTCGGGCCAGTTCTTCTTTGAAGGTGGTGCCCACGCTGACGCTGTCGAAGACGGCATCGACGGCGACCCGGCGGCCCTCGGCGGGGGCCGCGTCCTCGCCCTCGACTCCAGCGAGGATCGCCTGTTCCTTCAGCGGGATACCCAGTTTGGCATAGGTCGCCAGCAGCTTGGGATCGACGTCATCCAGCGATTGCGGGCGCACCACCATGCTTTTGGGGCGCGCGTAATAATACTGGTCCTGGAAATCGATGTCGGGGTAATCGACCATCGCCCAGCGCGGCTCTTCCATCTGCTGCCAGCGGCGGAAGGCGGTCAGACGCCATTCGGTCATCCATTCCGGCTCTTCGTTGCGCTGCGAGATCAGTCGGACGATATCCTCGGAAATGCCCTTTGGGGCATACTCCATCTCGATTTCGGTATCCCAGCCGTATTTGTAGGCGCCCATGCCCTGCACGGTTGCAACCGTCGCGGCGTCGACACCCTCGCGGACGTCAAGATCAAGTGCGGCCTCGGCCATGGTCAACCTCCTGCCCGGCCTGCGCCGGATCCGCGCCTGCGTGCCTGCCAGCGATCACGGGCAGCGCACCAGGCGTCGGCGAAACGTTCAACTTCGTCCCGGCTGGTGTCCGGTCCGATCGATACGCGAATGGCACACGAGGCATCGTCTTCACTGACGCCCATGGCCCGCAGGACCCCGCTTGGCCGGACCTTCCCGGACGAGCATGCCGAGCCTGCCGAAACGGCGAACCCGGCCAGATCCATCTGCATGACCTGCGTCTCGCCCAGCCAGCCGGGCGTCAGGATGCACAGCGTGCCCGGCAAACGCCGCGTCTCGCGTCCCGGCAATCTAGTCATTCCGGCGGAGGCTTCCACCCTGCTTTGCAGGTAATCGCGCAACTCCGACAGTTTTTCTGGGATACCTCGGCTCAGATCGGCCTGCGCGGCGGTTGCCGCGGCGGCAAACCCCAGGGCGCCGACCAGATTTTCGGTCCCCGCGCGGCGTCCGCTCTCCTGCCCGCCGCCCCTGATTCGCGCCTGCAGGTCCAGCCCCTTGCGCAGGACCAGCGCGCCAATGCCCTTGGGGCCGCCCAGCTTGTGGGCCGAGACGATGCCGGCATCTATGCCGGACCAGTCAAACGCAAAGGGCAGCTTGCCGAAGAGCTGCGTCAGATCGCTGAGGGCGAGGCCCGGTGGCAGGTCCTGCAGCACCCCGGTCTCGCTGTTCGCGGCCTGCAGGGTCGCGCGCGCCGGGTCGGGCACCGTCACCCGGCCGTCGTCCGCCACCCCCAGATCGGCCCGCGTCCAGGCGAGGATGGCGTCATGCTCGACCGCGGCTGAGGACAGATCGCGCCCCGCAAGGGCCAGCGCCGCTGCTTCGGTCGCGCCCGAGGTGAAGACGACATCGGCCGCCTCTGCGCCCAGCGCGGTCGCCACCGCCTCGCGGGCGCGTTCCAGCGCCATCTTGGCGGCCCGCCCCTCGGCGTGAACTGACGACGGGTTACCGACCAGTGCAAAGCCCTCGGCCATTGCCGCCCGCGCCTCGGGGCGCAGGGGCGCGGTCGCGTTCCAGTCCAGATAGACTCGACTCATCGCGGGGCGGGCGGCACAAGAGGCGCCGGCGCCGCCAGCGCCTCGGCAACCCGCGTGGCAAGGCGGCGGGCGACCTCGGCCTTGGGCAAGCGCGGCCATTCCTCGGCGCCCGCCGGTGTGATCAGGGTGACGGCATTCTCGGTCCCGCCCATGATCCCGGTGCCCGGGCTGACGTCATTGGCCACGATCCAGTCGCAGCCCTTGCGTGCACGCTTGGCCGTGGCATGGGCGATCACGTCGTGAGTCTCGGCTGCAAAACCGACCACCAGCGCCGGCCGGCACGGCCCGGGCTGGCTGACGGTCGCCAGAATATCGGTGTTCTCGGCCATCTGCAGGCTCGGCGGGCGGCCGCTGCCGTCCTTCTTGATCTTGCGGTCCGAGCCGTTTTCAACACGCCAATCTGCCACAGCGGCCGCCATGACCGCCACGTCGACGGGCAACGCGGCTTCCACGGCCCGCGCCATCTCGGCCGCGGTCTCGACCTTGACCACCTCAACCCCGGGGGGCGGCGGCACCTCGGCAGGTCCCGTGACGAACACCACTTCCGCCCCCAGATCGCGCAACGCGGCGGCAATCGCCGTGCCTTGCGCGCCTGAACTGCGGTTGGCGATGTAGCGCACCGGATCGATCGGCTCGTGCGTCGGCCCCGAGGTAACCAGAACCCGCCGCCCCGCCAGCGGCGCCGGGGCGGCAAGCGGCGGATTTGCCAGATCGGTCAGTTGCAATGCACCGCCCAGCGCCCGCCGGATCGCGGCAAGGATCGCCGGCGGCTCTGCCATGCGGCCGGGGCCGAACTCGCCGCAGGCCATCGGCCCCTCGTCCGGGCCGACGAAGCTGACGCCATCGGCGCCCAACTGCGCCCGGTTGCGACGGGTCGCGGCGTGATCCCACATCCGCACGTTCATCGCCGGCGCCATCAGCACCGGCTTGTCCGTTGCCAGCAACAGGGTCGAGGCCAGATCATCCGCGAGGCCCGCCGCCAGCTTGGCCATCAGATTGGCCGTGGCCGGGGCGACGACCACCAGATCGGCCGCGCGCGACAGCTGGATATGGCCCATCTCGGCCTCGCGCGTCAGGTCGAACAGCTCCTGATTCACCGCCTGCCCCGCCAACGCCGCGACGCTGAGCGGGGTCACGAACTCCGCACCCGCCTCGGTCAGCACTGGCGCGATCTCGACCCCTTCGCGGCGCAAAAGCCGGATCAGTTCCAGGGTCTTGTATGCCGCAATGCCGCCGCCGATGACCAGAAGAACCCGTTTGCCGTGCATCGCGCCCTCGCAGAACCGACCTGTCCCGGCACCTAGCTAAGCCGCTCTCGCCGTCGCGGCAAGGAACGGCCAGCCAGTCCGCGCGGCCGACTTAGGTGCGCGGTTCTGCAGGCGATCCACGGCGCAGGGCGGCGCGGGGCCTAGCCGCCAGCGACGAAAGGCAGCCGGTAACTGATCGCCTCGGCCAAGTGGTTCACCTCGATCACCTCGGCTCCGTCCAGATCGGCAATCGTGCGCGCCGTGCGCAGCACGCGGTGATAGCCACGCGCGGTCAGGCCCAGGCGGTCGGCCGCCCGCCGGATCAGCGCCTGCCCGGCCTCGTCGAGGGGCGCGATTCGCTCCAGCAGCGCGCCCGTCGCCGCGGCATTCACCCGCACCCCATCCTCCTCCGCAAAGCGCGCCAACTGGATTTCCCGCGCCGCGGCAACGCGCGCCGCGACCGCAGCCGAGCCCTCGCCGCGCGGCGGTTGCGACAGATCATCCAGCGACACCGCCGGCACCTCGATGCGCAGGTCAAAGCGGTCGAGCAGTGGTCCCGAAATCCGTGACATGTAATCGGCGCCGCAAATCGGCGCCTTGGAACAGGCCCGCGCCGGGTCAGCCAGATAGCCGCAACGACAGGGATTCGCCGCGGCGATCAGCAGGAACTGGCACGGATAGCGGATATGCGCGCTGGCCCGGGCAACCACGACCTCGCCAGTCTCGATCGGCTGGCGCAGCGTTTCCAGCACCGGGCGGGAATACTCCGGCAGTTCGTCGAGGAACAGCACGCCGTTATGCGCGAGGCTGACCTCGCCCGGTTTCGCAGCGCGCCCGCCCCCGGTCATCGCCGCCATCGAGGCGGTCTGCGAGGGCGTACGGTAAGGCGCGACCCGCGAGATCCCCCCCTCCTCCAGCGTGCCGGCCAGCGAATGGATCATCGAGGTTTCCAGCGCCTCGGCCGGGGTCAGCGCCGGCATCAGCCCCGGCAGGCAGGCGGCAATCATCGATTTACCCGCGCCAGGCGGTCCAACCATCAGCAGATGGTGCCGCCCGGCGGCCGCAATCTCCAGCGCGCGCTTGGCAATCTCCTGACCGCGCACCTCCGACAGATCGCGGCTCGCAACGGGCCGCGTCACCTCTCCGGGCCGCGCCGGGGCAAGCGGCGCTCGGCCGGTCAGATGATCGACGGCCTCACGCAGGTGGCCGGCGGCAAAGACCGGGACCGCGCTGACCCAGGCCGCCTCGGGTCCGCAGGCGCGCGGGCAAATCAGCGCCCGCTCCTCCTCGCCCGCCGCCATCGCGGCAGGCAGAGCGCCGGCGACCGGCACGAGCCGGCCATCGAGCGCCAGTTCGCCCAGCGAGACGACACCCTCGATCTCCTCGCCGGGAATGATCTCGAGCGCGGCCAGGACCGCCAACGCAATGGGCAGGTCGAAATGCGAGCCTTCCTTGGGCATGTCCGCCGGCGACAGGTTTACCGTGATGCGCTTGGAAGGCATCGCGATCGACAGGGCCGCGAATGCAGCCCGCACCCGCTCCTTGGCTTCACTGACCGCCTTGTCCGGCAGCCCGACCAGGGTGAAGGCCGGCAGGCCGGCCGCCACCGAGCATTGCACCTCGACCAGCCGGGCCTCGACCCCTTGAAAAGCGACAGTATAGGCGATCGCGACCATTCACCCTCCTGCCCCGCGCTGAGCTTACCCGTCAGGTCGCATAACGGGTTTAAGATAGGGTTAACGCCTCAAGGAAAGCCGAACCGCGAACGCCTTAACGGCGGACCGTCACCCCTTCGGCGAGGCGCCGCTCAACGGCATCCCAAATAGCGGCGGCGGCGTTGGTGCCGTCGAACCGCTCGAGTTCCTGGATGCCGGTGGGCGAGGTCACGTTGATCTCGGTCAGCCAGCCGTCGATCACGTCGATGCCGGTGAACAGCAGGCCCTTGTCCCGCAGGGCCGGCCCGATCCGAGCGCAGATCTCGCGCTCGCGCTCGGTCAGGGCGGCCGGCTCGGGGCGGCCGCCGACATGCATGTTCGAGCGCGCCTCGCCCGCCGCGGGAACGCGGTTGATGGCCCCGACTGGCTCGCCGTCAACCAGAATGATGCGTTTGTCGCCCAGCGTCACCGCGGGCAGGTACTTCTGGGCGATCACCGGCTCGCGGTTGATGGCAGTGAACGTCTCCATCAGCGACGCGAGGTTGGGATCCTCGGGCCGCAGGTGGAACACGCCGGCACCACCGTTGCCGTAGAGCGGCTTGACCACGATATCGCCGTGACGCGCGCGAAATGCGCGAATCGCCGCCAGATCACGGGTGATGATGGTCGGCGGGGTCAGGTCGAGGAAGTCCAGGACCATCAGTTTTTCCGGACAGTTCCGGACCCAGAACGGGTCGTTGAGGACCAGTGTCCCCGGCGCCAACCGCTCGAGCAGATGGGTCGAGGTGATATAGCCCATGTCGAACGGCGGGTCCTGGCGCAGCCAGACCACGTCGAACGAGGCCAGATCAACCTCTTCCCACGGCCCGAAGGTCACATGCGCATCTTCGCGCTGATGCAGGGTCGCCCTACGGCCGGTGGCACGCACCTGGCCATCAACGAACATCAGCCGGTCGACCGTGTACTGGAACAACCGGTGGCCCCGCGCCTGCGCCTCGATGCCGAGGCGGAACGTGCTGTCGGCGGTGATCGAGACATGCTCGACCGGATCCATCTGCAATGCGACGCTCAATGCCATGCGGTCGTTCCTTGCGCCCAAGTTCGGTCCCGGTTCTTGGGACGGATCGCGCCGCTTCGCAAGGTCCAGCTCAGGCGGCCTCGAATGCGTTGTGGAGCAGTTCTACCCGGCCCAGGTCGTCGACCAACGCCGCGTCAAAGCGCATTTCGGCGTCCATCCCGCAGTACTCACAGGCAGCGAGACAGATGCGGTCCATCTGGCGGCGGCGCAGCCGCTCCGCGGCATCCGAGTGGCTCGCCCCCTTCTTCACCTCGACAAACACAATCGTCTCGCCGTCGCGGACGATCAGGTCAATCTCGCCCGCCGCCCCACGCCAGCGCCGGGCAAGGATATCGCAGCCGGCCATCTCGTAGCGCCGGGCGATCTGATCCTCGGCGGCGTGACCCGCCGCGTGCGACAGCGCCCCCCGACTGGCACGCTGGGCACATGGCGTCTTGCGTGTCATTCCCCACCCCCAGCCAAGGCGGCCTGATAGACCGCGCGTCGTGGCAGACCGCTTGCCTCGGCCACGGCCTGGGCGGCGTCGCGCATCGACAAGCCGCCCTTCATTGCCGCTGCAACCATCTTTCGCGCCTCCTCCATCGAGGTCCCCTCAGCGACCTTGCGGTCGATCAGCACCACGACCTCGCCTTTCATGCCCTCAATGCGCAGATCGCGGGCCAATTCGGCTGCCGTTCCCCGCAACACCTCCTCGAACCGCTTGGTCAACTCCCGGCAGATCACGATACCCCGCTCGCCATCCTTTTCGCACAGGTTTCTCAAGAATTCCTTAACGCGCCTCGGGCTTTCAAAAGCGATCACGGTGGCATCGATCCCCAAAACGCCGTCCAGCCAGCGGTTGCGCGCCGCATCCGTGGCGGGAGGAAAACCGGCGAACAGGAACCTGTCGCTGGGCAGGCCCGAAACCGCCAGAGCTGCCAGGACTGCCGAGGCGCCCGGCGCGGCAAACACCTGCGCGCCTTGGGCAATCGCCCCGCGCGCCAGGCGAAAGCCGGGGTCGGAAACGAGCGGCGTGCCCGCCTCGGAGGCGTAGGCGACAACTGCGCCGCCCGCCAGCGCCGCGAGGATCGGAGTGTCGCCGCCACTGGTCTCGTTGTGCTGGTGATAGGCCAGCAGGCGCCGGCCGCGCAGCGGGATGCCGTGGATCGACAGCAGATGGCGCAGGGTGCGCGTATCCTCGGCCGCCAGCACATCGGCGGTGTTCATCAGGTCCAGCGCGCGCAGCGTGATGTCCCGTGCCGCCCCGATCGGCGTCGAGACGAGGTACAAGCCCGGTGCCGCGCGCTCCGCCAGCACGCTCAGCGGAACGGGCTCTGCCCGGTCCTCGCCGCCCGCGTGCCGATCCATGCCCAATGCCATTGCGCCCCTCCTTTGCTTCGTTGCAGCGTCAGGGCGAATTGACTAGCCTCGCCGCATGTCTCCATGACCGCCTAGACGCTCCAACGGCAAGCCATCAGGAAAGTTCGTCATGTTCCAATCGCTGCAGGCCCCCCCTTGCAACCGCCGGCCCGCCCTGCGCCCGCTTCGTGCGGCGCTGGCCGGCCTCGCCGCCGCGTTCCTGGCCGCCTGTCAGCCGATGGGCACGGGCTCGAGCGCGAGCGGCCCGGCCACCGGGCAGATGATCGACCCCGGCCAGCCGATCCCGGTTGCGCTGCTGGTGCCGACCGGCAGCGGCAATGCGGACCTCGAATGGCTTGGCCGCTCGCTCGCCAATGCCGCCAAGATGGCGGCGGCCGACGCGCAGGGCGCCAATATCGATCTGCGGATTTACTCGACCGGCAGTGACGCCTCGACTGCTGCCGCCCGTACGGGCGAGGCGATTCGCGCGGGCGCCAAGATCGTGATCGGCCCGCTGCATGCCGAAGCCGCCAACGCCGCCGGCAACGTCGCCCGGGGCTCGAACGTCAACCTGCTGAGCTTTTCCAACAACTCCGAGGTCGCGGGCGGCAACGTCTTTACCCTCGGCACCGGCTTTGGCAACGTCGCCGACCGCCTCGTCAGCTACGGCGTGCGCCAGGGCAAGCGGCGCTACATGGTCGTCGCGGAAAGCGATGTCGCCGGCCAACTCGGCGCACGCGCGATCGAGGCGGCGATCAGCCGCGCCGGCGCGATGAACATGGGCAAAGTCAGCCACGAGGTCTCGCGCGCCGGGGTCGATTCGATCGTTCCCAGCGTCGCCGCCGCCGCCCAGGCTGGCAAGATCGACGCGGTCTTTGTCACCGCCAACCAAGACGCCGTGCTGCCCTACCTCGCCGACAAGCTGCACGCTGCCGGCATCACGCCGAACCAAGCGCAGTTGATGGGCCTGACCCGCTTTGACGAGCCGGCGATGCGCCTGTCGCTGCCCGGCCTGCAGGAAGGGATTTTTGCCCTGCCCGACACCGCCCTGCGCCAGCAGTTCGAGGCCCGCTACCAGGCAGCTTACGGCGAGCGGCCGCACGCGTTGGCGGGGCTGGGCTATGACGGCGTCTCGGCCATTGCCGCCCTCGCCCGGACCGGGCGCAAGGACGCGCTGACCTCGACCGCGCTGACCCGCAACGCGGGCTTTGCCGGCGTCAACGGCGTCTTCCGCCTCAAGGGCGACGGGACGACCGAGCGCGGGCTCGCAGTTGCCACCGTTCGCGGCGGCAAGGTTGTGATCCTCGATCCGGCGCCGCGCAGCTTCGGCGGCTTCGGCTCGTAACCTTGGACGACGCCCCGGCGCGCCCCGTGGTGCAAAGCGCCCCCGCCCTGCCGGGGGCGCATCCATTATTCGACCCCGCGCGCGGGCTGCCACTGATCGACCACGCCTTGGGGCCGGTCCCCGGGGCCGAGCAGCGGGCGGCCGCCGTCGCCCTGCTGACCCGCTGGCGCAGCGAGGCGATGGCCGATGTCATCGCCGGCTTCGAGAGCCATCCGCGCGCCGCGCGTGAAACCGTGCGCGCCATTGCCGCCGTTACTGACGGGCTGGTCACCGCCGCCCATCACGTGGCTACCGTCCACCGTCATCCTCTGCCGCTGAACAACCCGACCGACCGCCTCGCGGTCGTCGCTGTGGGCGGCTATGGCCGGGCCGAGATGGCGCCCCAGTCCGACGTCGACCTGCTGTTCCTGACCCCATGGAAGACCACCCCGTGGATCGAGAGCGTGGTGGAGGAGATCCTCTACATCCTGTGGGACCTCAAACTGAAGATCGGTCAAGCGACCCGCTCGCTCGACGACTGCCTGCGCCTTGCCGCGGGCGACATGACGATCCGCACCAGCCTGCTGGAGCACCGCTTTGTCGCCGGCCAGCCGGCCCTGACCGAGGAGTTGCGCGCCCGGCTCTGGCCGGAACTGTTCGAGTTGGAGATCCCCGAGTTCATCGAGGCCAAGCTCGCGGAACGCGAGGGCCGTCACCAGCGTCAGGGCACCCAGCGCTATGTGCTGGAGCCAAACGTCAAGGAGGGCAAGGGCGGGCTGCGCGATCTGCACGCCCTCTACTGGATCGGAAAGTATATCCATCAGGTCGACCGCGCGCAGAACTTGGTCGATCTGGGCCTGTTTACACGCGACGAGCACCAGACCTTCTGGCAGGCCGAGGACTTCCTTTGGGCGGTGCGCTGCCACCTGCACCTGATCACCGGGCGGCCAACTGACAAGCTAGGGTTCGACCTGCAGCCCGAGGTCGCCCGGCGCATGGGCTATCACGATTATGGCGGGCGTCGCGCGGTCGAGCATTTCATGCAGGACTACTTCCTGCACGCGACCCGCGTCGGCGATCTGACGCGGGTGTTCCTGACCGCGCTCGAGGCGCGGCACCTTTACCGCGCGCCGGTGCTGACGCGGCTCTTCGGCAGCCGCCGTCGCCTGCGCAAGCCCTTTCGCGAGGAAGCCGGGCGCCTCGGGATCAGCGACGAGGCGGCCTTTCTGGCAGACCCGCTGAACATCCTTCGGTTGTTCGCCGAGGGGCTGCGTACCGGCCTTCTGATCCATCCCAACGCCATGCGGCTGGTGGCCGCGAACCTCGATCTGATCGACGATTCGGTGCGCAACGATCCCGAGGCGGCGCGGCTGTTCGTCGATCTTCTGGTCAACCACGGCAACCCCGAGCGACCGCTGCGCCGCATGTCGGAACTGGGCGTGCTGTCGGCCTTCATCCCCGAATTCCGGCCGATCGTCGCGATGATGCAGTTCAACGTCTATCATCACTACACGGTGGACGAGCACTCCATCCAATGCGTCGCCGCCCTGGCCGAGATCGAGCGTGGCGAGGCCGAGGACGACCTGCCCCTGACCAGCGAGATCATGCGCGGCGACATCAACCGCCGGGTCATCACCATGGCGGTGCTGCTGCATGACATCGGCAAGGGCCGCCCCGAGGATCACTCGATCATTGGCGCCCAGATTGCGCGACGCGTAGTCGCCCGGCTGGGTTTTTCGGCCGAGGAGGTCGAAACCGTCGAATGGCTGGTGCGCCAGCACCTGCTGATGTCCGACATCGCGCAAAAGCGCGATATTTCCGACCCGCGCACGCTGCGCGACTTTGCCAAGGCGGTGAAGACGCGCAAGCGGCTGGACCTGCTGACGGTACTGACCGTCTGCGACATCCGCGGCGTCGGGCCGGGCACTTGGAACAACTGGAAGGCGATGCTGATCAGGCGCCTCCACGCCGAGACCGCGGCCGTGCTGGAGGGCGGGCTGGAGGAGATCAACCGCGAGCGCCGCACCGGCGAGGCAAAGCGTGCCCTGCGCCACCTGCTGATCGCCCGTCACTGGGACGCCAAGGCCATCCGCGCCGAGACCCAGCGCCATTACGACGGCTATTGGAGCGGCCTGCCGACCGAGACCCATGCCGTGTTCGCCGACCTTCTGGCCGGGATCCGCGATGACGAGATCCGCATCGACCTGCGCGCCGACGCCGACCGCGATGCGACCCGCGTGGCCTTCACCCTCGCGGACCACCCCGGCATCTTCTCGCGCCTCGCCGGGGCGTTGGCGCTGATGGGCGCGAACGTGGTCGACGCGCGCACCTATACCAGCCGCGATGGCTATGCGACGGCGGTATTCTGGGTTCAGGACGAGGCCGGCCATCCCTATGCCGAGGATCGCCTGCCGCGCCTCAGCCAGATGATCGACCG
Coding sequences within it:
- a CDS encoding [protein-PII] uridylyltransferase; amino-acid sequence: MDDAPARPVVQSAPALPGAHPLFDPARGLPLIDHALGPVPGAEQRAAAVALLTRWRSEAMADVIAGFESHPRAARETVRAIAAVTDGLVTAAHHVATVHRHPLPLNNPTDRLAVVAVGGYGRAEMAPQSDVDLLFLTPWKTTPWIESVVEEILYILWDLKLKIGQATRSLDDCLRLAAGDMTIRTSLLEHRFVAGQPALTEELRARLWPELFELEIPEFIEAKLAEREGRHQRQGTQRYVLEPNVKEGKGGLRDLHALYWIGKYIHQVDRAQNLVDLGLFTRDEHQTFWQAEDFLWAVRCHLHLITGRPTDKLGFDLQPEVARRMGYHDYGGRRAVEHFMQDYFLHATRVGDLTRVFLTALEARHLYRAPVLTRLFGSRRRLRKPFREEAGRLGISDEAAFLADPLNILRLFAEGLRTGLLIHPNAMRLVAANLDLIDDSVRNDPEAARLFVDLLVNHGNPERPLRRMSELGVLSAFIPEFRPIVAMMQFNVYHHYTVDEHSIQCVAALAEIERGEAEDDLPLTSEIMRGDINRRVITMAVLLHDIGKGRPEDHSIIGAQIARRVVARLGFSAEEVETVEWLVRQHLLMSDIAQKRDISDPRTLRDFAKAVKTRKRLDLLTVLTVCDIRGVGPGTWNNWKAMLIRRLHAETAAVLEGGLEEINRERRTGEAKRALRHLLIARHWDAKAIRAETQRHYDGYWSGLPTETHAVFADLLAGIRDDEIRIDLRADADRDATRVAFTLADHPGIFSRLAGALALMGANVVDARTYTSRDGYATAVFWVQDEAGHPYAEDRLPRLSQMIDRTLKGEVVPRDALAGRDKVKKREREFRFPTHITFDNEGSDIYTIIEVDTRDRPGLLYDLTRTLAANHIQIASAVIATFGAQVIDSFYVKDMFGLKLHQQGRRDALERKLRKAIAEGAERARV